In the Colletotrichum lupini chromosome 4, complete sequence genome, ATGTCTCTCCGACAGAGGCAAAATTCGTCATTCGCGAACCCGACCAGGCCAAGATGCCCGTTACGCTCGAGATTCACATCAAGGACCCGCAGCCACCCTTTGACAACCCCATGTGGCAGCTTGGTGGCGGGCTGAGATTCACCGACAACACGACCGACTTTGCGACAACCTTGACCGTGCCCCTGAAGCACTCCCAGCAGAGAGTTTATGAGTGGCGCACGTCCAACAACCACAGCGGCGAGTTCGTGGCCCCGCCTAGAGCTGGGCAGATGTCGACCTTTAACGACAACAAGTTCACCTTCTTGTCGACTTCGTGCATCCTGCCACGCTTTCCGTATAACCCCTTGGAGCACGCCCTGGCGATTCCCGGCATGCGCCATTTGGCGAGGGTCTTACCTAGTCTGCAGGCGCAATTCATGCTCTTCTTGGGCGATTTCATCTACATTGACGTACCCAAACGCCAGGGCAAGAATGAGGAGGACTACCGCCAAAAGTACCGTCACGTCTACGCCTCGCCGGACTGGGCACCCGTAGGACAGAATCTCAGCTGGATTCACGTTCTTGATGACCATGAAATCGGCAACGACTGGTCGTCAAACACCACTGGCGTGTACCGGGCCGCAATCGAGCCGTGGCACCACTACCAGGAGCTGGCCAACCCGCCTCCCGCTCGCGTTGCCGGGACCACAAACCTCCGCAGACAGGGCGCCACCTACTTTGAGTTTGTCCAGGGCCCCGCGAGCTTCTTCATGCTCGACACGCGCTCGTACCGATCCGACAATGACGTTCCTTCCGACAGCCCGGAGAAGACGATGCTGGGTGCTGAGCAGCTGGAGGACTTCCTCGCCTGGCTGAACCGGCCTGAGCCCAAGGGGGTCAAATGGAAGATTGTTGCCTCGTCGATTCCCCTGACCAAGAACTGGCCCATCAACCGCAAGGATACGTGGGGAGGTTTCCTGGTGGAGCGTCGCAAGATTTTGGAGGCCATGTGGGATGCTGGCGCCAGGGGCGTTGGTGTTGTCGTCGTCTCTGGCGATCGCCACGAGTTTGCGGCCACCAAGTTTCCCCCTCCCGCCGATGGAAGATGGCCTGAGAGCGCCGTCGCATACGAGTTCTC is a window encoding:
- a CDS encoding PhoD-like phosphatase codes for the protein MAVQTRIATTSSIALRAVSYLFLRWFPGPAAVPMSIFALFAVFVPSFVSGYINEPKYDVVEDDVDVTVKETVTEDVGGATNGHVVAEEIRVEETIVVTEKSSPLKTLLAGTPSSTSPILSILTFLINLALVAMTADFLFRVRQYHPVDDLSFVRLGYVSPTEAKFVIREPDQAKMPVTLEIHIKDPQPPFDNPMWQLGGGLRFTDNTTDFATTLTVPLKHSQQRVYEWRTSNNHSGEFVAPPRAGQMSTFNDNKFTFLSTSCILPRFPYNPLEHALAIPGMRHLARVLPSLQAQFMLFLGDFIYIDVPKRQGKNEEDYRQKYRHVYASPDWAPVGQNLSWIHVLDDHEIGNDWSSNTTGVYRAAIEPWHHYQELANPPPARVAGTTNLRRQGATYFEFVQGPASFFMLDTRSYRSDNDVPSDSPEKTMLGAEQLEDFLAWLNRPEPKGVKWKIVASSIPLTKNWPINRKDTWGGFLVERRKILEAMWDAGARGVGVVVVSGDRHEFAATKFPPPADGRWPESAVAYEFSCSPLNQFASPLPSYRQTDNEDVSLKYIHSGNSKFGSLTIENLAEGEQSSLKYNLYIDGEIVWNTIILSPPVEKAPSSFWDKLKGN